CCTCTACGCCGGGCTCGCGCGCGTCGTCGCCGGATACCTCCACCGCGCCGACAATGCCGGCATCGACGTGCTCGCCGAGAATGTGCCGGACCAGGTCCTGGCCGACGCGCGCATCAAGCAGGTCAAGGCGGTGGGGCCCCGCGTCTACATCCTGCGGCTGCCCCGCCACGAGGCCTTCACCGCGATCGTGCCGGCGCTGGCCCGGCAGGGCGTGCGCCTCCGCGACATCGCGGGCAACGAGGAGATCTTCCTCACCGTGCGCGCGCCCCGCGCGTGGGCCTTCGGGCTCGGGCCCGGCCGCCTGGTGCTCGCCGAGCCGCTGCTCACCGACCGGCGCGTCCAGCGTGTCGGGATCGCGGCGCCGGTCAGCGCGCTCCACACGGTCCTGACGAGGCTGGAGCGCAGCGGCGCCACGCTCGAGCAGCTCTACGACTATTGAGAGGGCCGGCCGCCGCCCGGCGGCCCGGCGGGTGAGTGCTATAATCGCCTCCGTGACCCCGCTGACCGATACGCGGAAGAAGTCCCTCCGACGCGAGATGGAGACGCTGCTCGGGCCGGGCAGCGTGCTGTCCGATCCCGAGGAGCTGCTGGTCTACGAGTCGGACGGGCTCACCCTCTTCCGCGCCCTCGCCGACTTCGTGGTCTTTCCGCGCAGCGCCGAGCAGGTCGCGGCCCTGGTCAAGCTCGCCGATCGCGAGGGCATCCCGTTCGTGGCCCGGGGCGCCGGCACCGGCCTCTCGGGCGGCTGCCTGCCGTCGCAGGGCGGCCTGGTCATCTCGCTGATGCGGATGAACCGCGTGCTCGAGGTGGACTACGAGAATCAGATCGCGGTGGTGGAGCCGGGCCTGGTGAACCTGCATCTGTCGTGGGCGGTCGGCCCGCAGGGTTTCTACTACGCGCCCGATCCCTCGAGCCAGCAGGCGTGCACGATCGGCGGCAACATCGCCAACAATTCGGGCGGGCCCCACACCCTGAAGTACGGGGTGACGACGAATCACGTGCTGGGCCTGGAGGTGGTGCTGCCGGACGGCGAGCTGATGTGGCTCGGCGGCAAGACGCGGGATCCGCAGGGCTACGACCTGGTCGGCCTCTTCGTGGGATCCGAGGGCACCTTCGGCATCGCGACCAAGATCGTGGTGCGCATCCTCAAGAAGCCGCAGGCGGTGAAGACGGTGCTGGCCGTCTTCGATCGCGTCGATCAGGCCTCCGAGGCGGTGTCGGCGATCATCGCCCGCGGCCTCGTGCCCGCCGCGATGGAGATGATCGACCAGCTCACGATCGAGGCGGTGGAGGACGCGTTCGGCTGCGGCTATCCGCGCGACGCGGCGGCCGCCCTCCTGATCGAGCTGGACGGCCTGCAGGCCGGCATGGAGGCGCAGGCCGAGCGCGTGGTGGCGGCCTGCCGCGACTGCGGCGCGCGCGACGTGCGCGCGGCGCGCGACGAGGCGGAGCGGCAGCTCTTGTGGAAGGGCCGCAAGTCGGCGTTCGGGGCCTACGGGCGCGTCTCGCCCGCGTACATGGTCATGGACGGCGTGATCCCACGCACGAAGCTGCCCTACGTGCTGGGCCGCGTGAACGAGATCGTGGCCGCCCACGGCCTGCGGGTCGGCAACGTCTTCCACGCCGGCGACGGCAACCTGCATCCGAACATCCTCTACGATCCGCGCAAGCCGGGCGAGGAGGCGCGGGTGGTGGCGGCGGGCGCTCAGATCTTGAAAGTCTGCGCCGAGGTGGGAGGCTCCATCTCGGGCGAGCACGGCATCGGGCTCGAGAAGGCCGACTACATGCCGTTCATCTTCTCCGAGGCCGATCTGGCTTGCATGCACCGGGTGAAGGAGGCCTTCAATCCGGCCGGCCTCTGCAATCCGGGCAAGATCTTCCCGAGCAACAAGGCGTGCGTCGAGGTGGGGCCCGCCTACCGCCCGCATCCGATCGAAGAGAAGGGCCTCGCTCAGCGCTTCTAGCGCGGGGCACCGGAGTCT
Above is a window of Candidatus Methylomirabilota bacterium DNA encoding:
- a CDS encoding FAD-linked oxidase C-terminal domain-containing protein, whose protein sequence is MTPLTDTRKKSLRREMETLLGPGSVLSDPEELLVYESDGLTLFRALADFVVFPRSAEQVAALVKLADREGIPFVARGAGTGLSGGCLPSQGGLVISLMRMNRVLEVDYENQIAVVEPGLVNLHLSWAVGPQGFYYAPDPSSQQACTIGGNIANNSGGPHTLKYGVTTNHVLGLEVVLPDGELMWLGGKTRDPQGYDLVGLFVGSEGTFGIATKIVVRILKKPQAVKTVLAVFDRVDQASEAVSAIIARGLVPAAMEMIDQLTIEAVEDAFGCGYPRDAAAALLIELDGLQAGMEAQAERVVAACRDCGARDVRAARDEAERQLLWKGRKSAFGAYGRVSPAYMVMDGVIPRTKLPYVLGRVNEIVAAHGLRVGNVFHAGDGNLHPNILYDPRKPGEEARVVAAGAQILKVCAEVGGSISGEHGIGLEKADYMPFIFSEADLACMHRVKEAFNPAGLCNPGKIFPSNKACVEVGPAYRPHPIEEKGLAQRF